CTTTGCTTCTCCTACTCGCACCGCAAAAGCATTTAGACACTTTTGCAAACCCCAAGCTGATAGCCTGCCATTTCTAGTCAACCGAGTGTGGAACCTTCCCTCTTGGCCCGAGACGCCGTGAAAGgcggggggagaaaaaaaacatctgataaGCTCCACAAATAGGACATTATGATTATAAGCTGCCTTTCTCTGATGTGGTTTACCAAGGCAAATGGCACGGAGCCCAAGGGTCCGTACGACGCTCGTCTTCGTCGGCCCGGCTTTGGAATGTACAGGTTTGTGTCGGTACGGGCGTCTCTCAGCTTCGACGCTGAGCTGTCCTGGTGTGTTTGACACAGATTCCTCCTGCCGGCTCCTGAATGTCTCAAACCTGAAGACTCAATAACTTCTGACATAGGGCAATGTCCTACTCTTGCAGTTCTCccaacccaccccaccccctccttgAATAATGCTGAAACACATGTTAAATGAGCAAACATGCAGGCGtgtatgtacacaaacacacccacacacgtttCACAAAGCTACCCGACGGCTGCCGTTTTTTGCATAGGTTgtgaaccaaaacaaacaaactaaaaaacaaacaaacaaaaaggtttGCTTCGAAACATCAGGCtccacacataaaaacactgaagagaGTCAGAGTAGCAATAACGAGTGtaatcagagagagatggattggAGGAAGTGGTGTCTGATGGAGGTGCAGATGtcagaaattcttttttttttttttttttctccttccacgGCAGGGCATTTCTGAGGGGAAATTCCTGTATCAACCCCTTTGGTATCCTTCTTAGCTGTACTAGTTTACTGTGCTCTTGCAATGATCCTCCTTTTTCTGCTTCAAGTTAAGACATAAATAAGATTTTCCGTTCTCAATTCCAGACACGCGAACAGACGTCTCAGCATTGTCAGACCCCGCTGAAGTGAAACTCAGCGAAGGATCCAAAAGATGCCGAAACCTCAATCGATCACTtcacttgaaaagaaaaaaaaaacaaaaaaaaaaacgttcagtGCAGACTGtggtatatatataaaaacgaGATGAGccgtgagagaaaaaaaatgatgacgTGGAAAGATTCTCTGATCATTATTGCATTTCTTTGTATGGTAACTCTAGACTTGAGCATGTCGACTAAaacagttgcaaaaaaaaaaaaaacaaaccaaaactgtgattttcttatttttgtccTTCTTCTTCATTAGATTGAAAGTAGAAAAGCGGACGATGTTGACAGTGGGAGAggttaggggtttttttttttgtatgttaaaGGACATGCATTCATTCTCTGTATAAACACCACAGGTTCACTTGGAAGAGGACACTGATTTGAAGAGGAAGCATGCAACAGGGTAAGTCACAAAGGTTcaccccccgccccgccccgccccgtcCCCTGGccctctcccacccccctccccttccccctgTCCCGTTCTTTAGAGAGACAAAATCCTCCATTCCCAGCACACTGTAAATATAATCCACTGAAGTAGACTGCTCATTGGTGTTGAGTACTGAAACCTCTCTCAGCCCTCACACAAAAGTCTCAATATGGCTTTGTTCTCCTACGTGAATGGTTTCTATTGCCATAGGTTGAGTTGGGGAGGGATATCGTCtcatacaaaattaaaaaagaaaaaaaaaaaaagtgggaagaggaggggggggggggttggtaaAGACAAAGTTCACCGATAGGAAAATCGAGGAggcacacactgaaacacagtgGAAGGGGGAAGAGTCGACAGATGCAAGAGGAAAGACGCTCATTTCCGGGGCTGTTTTTTGCTCTTGGCAGTGTGCTTGGACACTTCCAGACAGGAACGAATGCCGGCCAAGTGCAGGAGAGAGCCGGCCGCCTCTTTCAGCTCCTCGTCCAGCTCGGGCTTGGTCTCCCGCCGTGCCCTCTTGCCCACGGGGCATTTTACGTTGGACGGGCGTCTGAAAGGGGGCGGCCTGAGACCCCTGTCCTCTCCTAGGTCTGAGTCCTCATCGCTGTGGAAACCCTCGCTGCCGGCACGGTGGGTCTGGTTGGACGTGCAGCCTCCTTCATCGACGGAAGAGAACGAAGACGAGGAGGAGCGAGAGGAGCAGCGTTGGAAGGACGCGCTGCTGTAGTTGTGGTCCTGCTTTGGATCGCTGCTCACCAAGACAGAGTCGGGCCTGGACAGGTCCATTGGACTTTCAGAACCACCTGGGCGGAGGAGACAGAACACAAGAGAGCACAGGTTACCCAAAATTACACATGTTCTTCCTGAAAACGTTATTCTAGTTGTAGAGGAAATGTCAAATTACTGTTGGCACTGCAGGTTCATAGAACATGTTCTGCAGTGGGAGATTTCTGCTAAGATAAGACAACTTTTAGCAGCAGAGCTACATGGAAGAATCACAAATGTTTAGTCTGTCGCCAGGCATTTACACAGGGGATATTTCATAATTTACAAGGCCATTACTGTGACTCAGCCGTCAAGCTGAGAGAAAATGTACTATTGactaaaaaccaaaaaactgcACACAAAAGTGATTCGGGGTAATAACATCAAACATTCTTAGAGATTTTCCTCAACATTGTAGCCTGAATCACTTTCAGAGATACTATTAAAAGATAATTTTATTTTAGGTCCTTATAGCTTCAGTCACGTTTTCCATCAGTACAGATGTTCTGCTCCATAACTGGAACATTGTAAAAGAATGATGAACAGAGGGTTGCTTGGGTTATCGTGAAGACAGCAAAGACTGTGCACTCAATCCAATTTGCCCTCATTAAAGGCTGTTAGGATAGCGTGTTGTGCTAAAGGAAAGATTAAGATTCATTATCGTTGAAAAAAATCTACAGTGTAATGTTTAATGAGAAAGCTCTAAAAGTGAGGAGGAACGGCAATGCTTGACTAATTAAGCagatagtgttttttttttcagactggatTAGGTACCGATCAGTGTCACTGTTTTTACGGTTCTTCAGCCTGCTGTAGCAGACAAGAAAACGTACAGAGCTGCAAACCGCATCTGTATTTGATTCACTGATGATACTGTGCAATCACTTTAAGATTAGAATAACTATGAGTTACGAAGGTGAAAGCGGTGTAATGGAATTAATGTCTGGTCAATACAGAAGAACCTCTTGCTTTCACCTTCAGCTGAAAGGGAAGACCAATCAGTGTTGTAAGCTGAGTCGACTTGTTCAGGAGATACGGAGGAGGCATGGACGGGGCTGGAACAAAGCTGACCACcgaacaaaaaaataaatcaatcaatcaaatcaaagaATTGGGAGAAAGTGCGGAGGGTTTCTCTTACATGGGTCATCACTGTGCCCAGGGGCGGAGTTTAAGAGCATCATGGCAGTGGCAGCGTCAATGTCAGACTCtggaagaagagagaacacGCCTACGGTTAGAGCTCTgacgtgtgttcgtgtgtgtgtgtggctggagTTTCTCTGCTCCCTTGCCACACTACAAGGGACCTGAATAATTCATCTCCAACCAGACAGAGTCGAGAGTGAGCACCGCTGTCTCGGTAGTCAAGGTTACAGAGCAAGAgcgacagacacagagaaagagaggtatggggggggtagagagagagagagagatggaaggagggagCATGAAAAGAATGGAACTGTACTGAAACTGCACTGAAGCAGTCCATATAATTTACTCTTCATTAAATTATATAAATCATACTAGGATAAGCAGTGATTATGGGAGGCCTAGCATTACTGAAAGATTTATGGTCTCTCCAACTTGCCATACCGCTCCAGACTATGAACTCACAAATGTGAATCATACAATGCTTCATCAGCGCAGGATACTTTGTAATCAAACATTTACGTGTTGTATTTAAAACTCCAGGCCTCTGTCTTAGAATTTGGTGAGTTAAAGTTGAAGCAAAGATTTGAAACAATGTCCTTATACTATAAACCTAAATGATCATTACAACAGTTCATTAAAAGTCCAGAGTATGTGGTTCGATAAAGAGCATGATGACTGTTAGACAATGAGTGAAACAACTGGCTTTTCCGACAAACAAGCCAAACCagtccatttcatttctctgacacagaaaagATCTGTATCGACATGTTCTGTATATTCACCATGATTCCTGCACTGTTCAAATATTCACATCCCAGACAGAGGAGGATGACGAACCAACcgaagaaagacagaacaaaaggaGAAGGAACTCACCTTTCAGGGAGCAGCTGTGCAGGAAGAGatgtggagggggagagaaggcACTGccaggggagacagagacagagacacagacagagagagtgagagaggtgaataaaaatacagacagaaaaaactACCATATTAACAAACAGCCATAGTTGTGCAGACAGAGGCTGTGACGCCTCTTCAAGTTTCCACTATGATGACAAAAGCATGAGCACGCGTCCAATGTCATGTTGCGTGTGGcgagtgtgttattgtgtcaccatgtgtgtgcgcgcgtgtgcgtgtgtgttattctgTCAGGGTGTGAGAGTCCTACCTGGGTGGGGAAGCGGGAGGTGTGCAAAAGGCATAAGCAGTGGGGAAGTGCTGTTTCTTCAAAGCCTGGACAAGGTTTGGCCGGTATTCTGGGTCGACACACCACAGAGACCCCTTCCCATTCACCTGAAATACGGACAATACAAATGTCAGAGCCCATGAAACTTCCGTGTGACGATACAATACAGACACAACATTCAGTTAGGGCAAAAATAAAACGTCAGACGCACAATAAAGACTAAACGTTCTGTCGGGCACAACACAACTTCACAAGcattcacacacgcgcgcaaagcctgcaaaagacaaaacctacacacaccacacaaaaacagaaccttgcaTTTTATTCTCTCACAAACTTCAAAAAGACTTAAATTCACATAGACTAtctggctaaaaaaaaataattataataatctaGTGATATTATTCTCAAAGTAACCAATTCTCAAGGCCATCATTTTGTTTATAATAATGCTGCCATTGAGTTTTTAATAATGTTCAATATTATGTTATCTATTGAATTACTGTGTGCTGGGCATATTCACTATATCACATATGCAagtgctgaaaatgaaagctgCGTTGAGTGCCATTTGCACAGAACAAGGCAATTATGGTAAATTCTCTGTAGATACTTCATGCCGCTCCAGTGCTTTCACAGCACAGCCATGATAGAACGAGTTGGTTAACATTTGTGGCGTGTCTAAAGGCTCTACATCTCTGAGTGTTTCCTTTTCgttttgttcaaaaaaaaaaaaaaaaaacaaccaaaaaacatgcaaacagcGTTTTCCAGCCTCCTTTTTTGCCAAATGATTCATAATGCGGTCATCTGAGCATGAGATTAACAATCTGGCCACTGCAGGGATTTTTACGAGCTTCATCCCTGCCTGTCCTTAACCGGCATCAGACACTGCTTTTCACTTTATTACAGGATATCAACCACGTGTTCTCACATGACATGCTAATGTCTAAAAAGGcttgttaaaacaaacaaacaaataaaaacacagacacaaagattaGAGGTTGTCCTGACAAAGGGCTATACACAGCGAGCGTAGGTGTAGCTCTACTGCTGACATGATGGACTTTACTTTGCCAAAGATGGATGTTTATGTAGTGATCACGAGGGGTGTGGTGATAGAACAAATGGGTGCATACTGCCTTAATGAGGAAAGACTCATTTAACTGTCATCTGGGTTTTGtcagtatagatgtgtgtgtgtgtgtgtgtgtcttctcttctcattgATCAGTCAGTACTCAGTTTCAGCCTAGTCTAAgatgagtgcgtgtatgtgtgtgtgtgagagagaaggaaagagagtgagagagagagagagagagagagagggagagggagagagagagaggcaggaggaATATAACCTTGACTCAGATTACCAGCCAGCTCATAAACAGGAAGGAGGAAACGTTGCCTTGGCAACCAAAACCAGGCAGTGTCATTTGAAACCTGCGCTGGTGTGTGCTGCTCTGCGCTGGTGGTGTGTGCccgcgtgtacgtgtgtgtgtgtgtgtgtgtgtgtgtgcgccgaCAGACGGATGGGCTCACACTGAGCCACTGAGGAGTGCTACGCTGGGACCTGCGCTAGCTGCTGACCCCTCCTGGAGCGGGAAAAGATCAACTCACAGCCAGGGTGCAACGACGGTTCTCTACACTGACGTCAAACTTCCTAAGTGTTGGCCTCCATTTAACCAACTCTGTCACAGTATGCATCAGACTCACTTTATACGGAACTGGGACCCTTAAGACGCCCCCTCCCCTGAGAAACTGGCTAAAAGATTCAGCATTGATAACCCTGTCCTTATACCAAGATGACACACCCCTCTACGCAAAGGTTCAGTTGATGGCGTAGCCCTCCTTCACCTCGTTCCTATCTCCTTTGGTTTCTTTCGCTCTGCACCCTGGTGCTCCAGTTACTGAGTGCTGGCCAGAGATAAAGTGCTATCTCCGTGCGGGTTTTGCTCTTCCTCTAAAGGGTGGGGCTGTGACCTTGACTGAATTCCACTCTTATCACTGAAGACTTGAGAGGCCAAGTAGAGCAACACAACCATAAGGTATACTTAATAAGTCGGCAGAATCTGCCCCTCTGTCGTGTGGACATAGCAAGGTCAACAAGACCTCTATGACCTCAACAAGATCAGCTCAGCTCAACGACAGACACCCAACAGGACAGTATCAAAAGACTGATGCTTGCTATGATCTTTATAGTTTGACTTGTCTGACACATATGCTGTTGTTCggcatgccaaaaaaaaaatgtcctgtaTTCCGGTAGGAAAATTAGAGATCGGGGATGTTATGACTGAGGCTTGGTAATAAGTCAATTCGCATCAATTTTCAGAGCAttacacaaaagcaaacaaaaagatgAGGATCTTATGGAAACAAACTCCCAGTGGCAACGCTGACAGTCTGAAATGCATTCACCTACCTTTCCAAGACTCTTATCCACCTTGCGGAAGCATTTGTTGAGGGACAGGTTGTGTCGCACTGAGTTCTTCCAGCCAGTGGGGGCGCTAGAGAAGTAAGGGAAGTGCTCGAGAATCCATCCGTATATGTCTTTGACGGGGAGCGACTTACTGGGCGACTGTTCGATAGCCATGTAGATGagcagagagaacgagaaaggaGGCTTGGACTTCAtcgagtctctctctcctccgcgacttagagaggaggaaggggCCAAAGGAGCCCTGGTGTCACCCTCGATGTCAAACAGAGGACTGCCACTGGACTGAGCTTCTGGACCTCCAAGAGTGAAGTTCTGAAGGAGGTTCTCGTGGAGCCAGTTGAGGTTGGTCAGTTCTTCGTCCTCGGCGCTGCTGACCTGGTCCACGCTGGTGGCCAGCGGACTGGACGCGCTCTCGGCCTCAGGGAGCGTTCCAGCCCCGCACGCACCCCTCAGGCCAGCACGCTCCTCGCACACACCCGGGGACTCGGCTTTCTTATCCGGCGACATCCCGATGATTGGACCCATTAAACCAGGGAGGTCTggagaaaaggaacaaaaaggaaagatggaagagaaagagagaaaaaaacatatagagagagagagagagagcgagcgagagagagacaaagaacaacagATGAGACATTGAGGTTTAAACATCGATAAAGACCACCAGGCACTGAGCTAATCTATTGACTGTAATTTGCATGTGATAGAACACAACAGAGGTAACGCCGTGGCACTTGTAGAGTGGAGCAGAAAATAGACTAAATTGATGCCACATATTGAGATAATTTGCGCCAACAAGCTGCgaatgaaagctttttttttctttttttcttttttttatctccccaCAGTGTTCTCAAGGCACATCCTCAATGTCATCCCCTACCCTT
This sequence is a window from Chanos chanos chromosome 4, fChaCha1.1, whole genome shotgun sequence. Protein-coding genes within it:
- the foxn2a gene encoding forkhead box protein N2: MGPIIGMSPDKKAESPGVCEERAGLRGACGAGTLPEAESASSPLATSVDQVSSAEDEELTNLNWLHENLLQNFTLGGPEAQSSGSPLFDIEGDTRAPLAPSSSLSRGGERDSMKSKPPFSFSLLIYMAIEQSPSKSLPVKDIYGWILEHFPYFSSAPTGWKNSVRHNLSLNKCFRKVDKSLGKVNGKGSLWCVDPEYRPNLVQALKKQHFPTAYAFCTPPASPPSAFSPPPHLFLHSCSLKESDIDAATAMMLLNSAPGHSDDPCGSESPMDLSRPDSVLVSSDPKQDHNYSSASFQRCSSRSSSSSFSSGFHSDEDSDLGEDRGLRPPPFRRPSNVKCPVGKRARRETKPELDEELKEAAGSLLHLAGIRSCLEVSKHTAKSKKQPRK